Below is a genomic region from Virgibacillus dokdonensis.
AAAATATTTCTGTTGGATAGCTTCCATAAAAAGCGATACTGCAAAATACGACCGTGTCCAATAATTGGCTAACACCTGTACTTCCATTGTTACGGATCCATAGATGCTTGTCAGCAGGAAACATCTTCCTAAATTTATCATAAATCCAAACGTCGAATGACTGGCTGATGATATAAGCTGCTAGACTTCCAGCAACCACCCTAGGAATTAAATCAAATATAGTTGTTAATGATTCATGAGCGATGTCGTCTGCACCAGGTTGAAACGTCAGGGCTATTTGCATAAAGATGGTCATCGCTAATAGCGTAGCAAACCCCATCCAAACCGCTTTTTTCGCTTCATCTTTTCCATGCTTTTCGTTAATAATATCTGTTGCCAAATAAGCTGTCCCATATAGAATGTTACCAAGTGTAGCAGTCAGACCAAAAAGTTCGACAGTCTTTAAAACTTGGATGTTTGCAATAATTGTAGCCATTCCAATCCAAACATAAAGACCTATTTTTCCAAACAGACGATAAAACAATAATAGCATGGAAAAATTTACGATAGCGAAGATAATCCAAATTATTTCGTTCGTCACATAAATTCCTCCTTAGTTTTGATAACGCGGGAGTTCTCGAACCGCGAAAAACACAAATGATATTATACGCCGCAAAGAACTAAAATGCAATTATTAATTGTGTATCTCCTGATTCAAGTAGTAAAAGGTGGCACATTTTCTTATATAAAATTAAAATACTAAAAAAAGTTTTAATTTAAAAAACGATTAATATGTGAGTTTATTGTTCTGATGATGAAAGAGATACATTATTATTTTGTTTAAAAGCTTTACATGAGGTTCTATTTTCTTTAGAGCATATAGAACACTTGCTAACTTCAATGAGTTGTAGTCCATAATTAACTGCTTCTTCTGAACGATGAAAGATATGATGTTCCCCAATTTTATACAAAAGACCACTTGCCTTTAGCATAGCCGTTACATCTGAATTTGCTTCTGAGATAATAATTGTTCCACCCATATTTTTAAAATCGGTAACTAGAGAGTCTAAATTAGCTGCGCCTGTGGCATCTAAAATAGAAACATGCTTCATTTTTAAAATTAGTACCGTTGGACGCTGATTGATGCACCGTGTAATGATAGATTCAAACTTGTCTGCAGCACCAAAGAATAACGCTCCACCAACAGTATAAAATGAAAGTTTGGGGCATGTGGAGCTTAACGTGTCCAAATGATTACCATGTGTTGTGTCTTTGACTTTATCAGGAATAACTTTTTCTACTTGCAACACTTCGCTCATCCGCTTTATGAACGAAACCATTGCAAGTAATAGACCAATTTGTACAGCTGTCGTAAGATTAACAAATACAGTTAATAGAAAAGTAACTACTAGTACAAGTGAATCGCCTGTTTTTAATTTAAGTATATGTATAAACGATTTATATTCACTCATATTATAGGCGACGATCATTAAAATAGGCGCCATACTTGCTAGAGGTATGTTCGATGCAAATGGTGCAAATAACAATAGAATTAATAAGACAAAAACACTTTGAAATATTCCTGAGAACGGACTAATTGCTCCACTTTTAATATTCGTAGCTGTTCTAGCTATAGCACCTGTTGCTGGGATTCCGCCAAACATGGGAGTGACCATATTAGCAATTCCTTGGCCAACTAATTCTCGATTGGAGTTATGCTTTGTCCCTGTCATTCCATCAGATACAACCGCAGATAATAGTGATTCTATTCCTCCAAGCATTGCAATCACAAAAGCAGGTTGCCAAAGCTCAGCAATAGTTCCCCAAGTTATTTCTGGCATTCGAAAGCTAGGTAAAGATTGAGGGATACCACCAAAGGATGTACCAATGGTTGCTACTTCAGAAGGATATAGCAGCATGGCGACAGCAGTTGGTAAAATTAATGCAACAAGTAGAATAGGAACCTTTGGAAGAATCTTTGGGATAAAGATGATGGCGAAAAGACCTATAAATGCTGTACATACGCTATACCAATTAATAAAAGCAATATTATCTATAATTTGCATCATATTCTCATGAAAATATTGCTTTTTGTCAAGTTCCTCAAGACCGAGAAAATTACCAATTTGACCACTAAATATAATAACAGCAATTCCCGATGTAAATCCGATAGTTACTGATCTAGGAATGAATTGAATCAATTTCCCAAATTTTAATATCCCCATTAACAAAAGTATAAATCCAGCCAAAAATCCGGCAACTAATAACTTTTCATAGCCGTACTCTAATACAATAGCAAGTAATATTGGAATAAATGCTCCCGTTGGACCAGCAATTTGAAATCTGGAACCTCCAAATAAAGCTACGAAAAGCCCTGCAAAAATGGTTGTGTATAACCCATACTCAGGTTTAACACCAGAGGCAATAGCAAACGCCATCCCAAGTGGAATGGCTACAATCCCTACTGTTAAACCTGCAATCATGTCACGCTTTATATCTACTAATGAAAAACTGTTGAAACGATTGTCTTTAAACAAATAATCTGATCTCTCCTTAAAATAAATTTTTAAAGCATTAAGAAATAAACCACTAAATTGGTAGAGAATTAGATTTAGCTTTTGGAGTTAGGTTTTTCTGAAGCAGGAAGGAACATGTGCGTTCACGAAAAAAGCCACTCTCCCTCAGTAGAGTGACAACATCTAATAAATTATTCGTTAGAAAAACTTGGCTTGTCACCAAGTATTAGCTGCGGATAGTGCAAAAAAAGCGGTAATCTAACGAAAAGATTACCGCTATATCTATGAGGTACGTTCGTTATTTTTTTACAACATTAGCTGCTTGTGGTCCGCGTTCACCTTCAACGATATCAAAAGAAACTTCTTGGCCTTCTTCAAGTGTTTTAAAACCTTCTTCTTGAATTGCTGAGTAATGTACAAAGACATCGTTTCCTTCTTCTTGCTGAATAAATCCATATCCTTTTTCAGCGTTAAACCATTTTACTACTCCGTTTTCCATCTAATTAATCCTCCTAAAATGCTTCACGTTCCCTTTGAAAAACGTGGTAATGCAAAGCAGATAACAGAACATAAAAATAGACAGCCTCTATAGAAGTGTAGGATCACTTTACACCCACTTCTATGGAAGCTGCCTGCATGAATGAATCCGTACATCTTCTTTGCTTGATTCTAATATAGCTTATTTATGTAACTTCGTCAAGGAAAGTAAGGACGATAACTCGACATTTTTTATGTTTCCAGTTATGATTTAAATGTATTAAATAAGCAATGAAAACGATTACTTAAACATCAAATTGAAAGGGGTCATACTATAATGAATAAGGATATTGAAATTGCCCAACAAACACCGTTAGAGCCAATACATAACATTGCAGAGCAACTTCAACTAACTTCAGAGGATTGGGAACCATATGGACATTCAAAAGCTAAGCTGTCAGCAACCTTATTTGAGAAATTAAAACAAAAGAAAAGCGGAAAGATCATTTTAGTCACATCAATTAATCCAACACCCGCAGGAGAAGGAAAATCAACAGTTACGGTTGGACTTGGACAAGCATTAAACCAAATGAGAAAGAATGCAATTATTACACTTCGCGAGCCTTCACTAGGTCCAGTTATGGGAATTAAAGGTGGGGCAGCTGGAGGAGGTTATTCCCAAGTTTTACCGATGGAAGATATTAATTTGCATTTTACTGGGGATATTCATGCTATAACTACAGCAAATAACGCTTTAGCTGCATTGATTGACAATCATATTCATCAAGGCAATGAATTACAAATTGACCCAAGAAAGATTGAATGGAAACGAGTAGTAGATATGAATGATCGCGCTCTAAGGCAGATCGTTGTTGGTCTAGGTGGAGCAAAACAAGGAGTTCCTCGAGAAGATGGTTTCAATATTACCGTTGCATCTGAAATTATGGCTATACTCTGCTTAGCCACCGATGTACAAAATTTAAAAGAAAGGCTTCGTTCAATCGTTATCGGCTATACATTCGATCATCAGCCTGTCACAGTTAGCGATTTGAAAGTAGAAGGTGCATTAACTCTGTTATTAAAAG
It encodes:
- a CDS encoding cold-shock protein, which codes for MENGVVKWFNAEKGYGFIQQEEGNDVFVHYSAIQEEGFKTLEEGQEVSFDIVEGERGPQAANVVKK
- a CDS encoding queuosine precursor transporter; amino-acid sequence: MTNEIIWIIFAIVNFSMLLLFYRLFGKIGLYVWIGMATIIANIQVLKTVELFGLTATLGNILYGTAYLATDIINEKHGKDEAKKAVWMGFATLLAMTIFMQIALTFQPGADDIAHESLTTIFDLIPRVVAGSLAAYIISQSFDVWIYDKFRKMFPADKHLWIRNNGSTGVSQLLDTVVFCSIAFYGSYPTEIFFEIFITTYIIKFIVAIMDTPFMYIAKKMNHD
- a CDS encoding SulP family inorganic anion transporter, which produces MIAGLTVGIVAIPLGMAFAIASGVKPEYGLYTTIFAGLFVALFGGSRFQIAGPTGAFIPILLAIVLEYGYEKLLVAGFLAGFILLLMGILKFGKLIQFIPRSVTIGFTSGIAVIIFSGQIGNFLGLEELDKKQYFHENMMQIIDNIAFINWYSVCTAFIGLFAIIFIPKILPKVPILLVALILPTAVAMLLYPSEVATIGTSFGGIPQSLPSFRMPEITWGTIAELWQPAFVIAMLGGIESLLSAVVSDGMTGTKHNSNRELVGQGIANMVTPMFGGIPATGAIARTATNIKSGAISPFSGIFQSVFVLLILLLFAPFASNIPLASMAPILMIVAYNMSEYKSFIHILKLKTGDSLVLVVTFLLTVFVNLTTAVQIGLLLAMVSFIKRMSEVLQVEKVIPDKVKDTTHGNHLDTLSSTCPKLSFYTVGGALFFGAADKFESIITRCINQRPTVLILKMKHVSILDATGAANLDSLVTDFKNMGGTIIISEANSDVTAMLKASGLLYKIGEHHIFHRSEEAVNYGLQLIEVSKCSICSKENRTSCKAFKQNNNVSLSSSEQ